Proteins co-encoded in one Ensifer sp. PDNC004 genomic window:
- a CDS encoding MFS transporter has protein sequence MTSTILSAMRNPAMRISMLAIFLFGFAGAATSPYQSVVGINELGLSDAVYSLLILLASTVNVIVSVSIGILADRVGNYRLLMSTAIFFGVVGYGIVYVLPHQMSFVVSVLLLLPIYGAVYTLLFANVRSIARRMSGHDAASLTTGARAAISVSWVLVPGLVGFALAGGDSMLPAYLLACLGCLANLLIVYFKLPNESGADASLGKRLSYWTSFREILAPRIFLRVIAVAIITSSLHVNAAVLPLIMTDEIGGSVTDIGIIVGIVAFLEVVFIFVWARIQLSLVPFKALALGTAIYIGYMVLLGFSTATWQIYALTLISAFGAAALITIPISYLQDLIADRPGLGSSLLAVNLFLSGGLCAGLFALGTRISDYSGTALLGGAGGFAGLVLLLALDGDKSGKKTIRRS, from the coding sequence ATGACCTCCACCATTCTCAGCGCCATGCGCAACCCGGCCATGCGGATCAGCATGCTGGCAATCTTCCTGTTCGGGTTTGCCGGTGCGGCCACCTCGCCCTATCAGTCGGTCGTCGGTATCAACGAGCTGGGGCTCAGCGACGCTGTCTATTCGCTGCTGATCCTGCTTGCGTCGACGGTGAACGTCATCGTCAGCGTTTCAATCGGCATCCTGGCCGATCGCGTCGGCAACTACCGACTGCTGATGTCGACGGCGATCTTTTTCGGCGTTGTCGGCTACGGCATCGTCTATGTGCTCCCGCACCAGATGAGCTTCGTCGTCAGCGTCCTCTTGCTGCTGCCGATCTACGGCGCGGTCTACACGCTGCTTTTCGCCAATGTGCGCAGTATCGCCCGGCGGATGAGCGGCCATGATGCTGCATCGCTGACGACGGGCGCCCGCGCGGCCATATCCGTGTCCTGGGTTCTGGTGCCCGGACTGGTCGGCTTTGCGCTCGCCGGCGGCGACAGCATGTTGCCGGCCTACCTGCTCGCCTGTCTCGGTTGCCTTGCCAATCTGCTGATCGTCTATTTCAAACTGCCCAACGAAAGCGGGGCCGACGCATCGCTCGGCAAGCGGCTTTCGTACTGGACGTCTTTTCGGGAGATCCTGGCGCCGCGGATTTTCCTGCGCGTGATCGCGGTTGCGATCATCACCTCGTCGCTGCACGTCAACGCCGCCGTGCTGCCTTTGATCATGACCGACGAGATTGGCGGCAGTGTCACCGATATCGGCATCATCGTCGGCATTGTCGCCTTCCTCGAAGTCGTGTTCATCTTCGTCTGGGCGCGCATCCAATTGAGCCTCGTTCCATTCAAGGCGCTGGCGCTCGGGACCGCAATCTATATTGGCTACATGGTGCTGCTCGGCTTCTCGACCGCGACCTGGCAAATCTACGCGCTTACGCTGATCAGCGCCTTTGGCGCCGCCGCGTTGATCACCATCCCGATCAGCTACCTCCAAGACCTGATTGCCGACCGACCGGGATTGGGAAGCTCGCTGCTCGCCGTGAACCTTTTCCTGAGCGGCGGTCTTTGCGCCGGGCTTTTTGCACTCGGCACGCGGATCAGCGATTACTCGGGCACCGCCCTGCTTGGCGGTGCCGGGGGCTTTGCCGGGCTGGTGCTGCTGCTCGCGCTCGACGGCGATAAATCAGGGAAGAAAACAATCCGGCGCTCGTGA
- a CDS encoding M81 family metallopeptidase, producing the protein MRIAVGGIHTECSTYSPVLMTEEDFRVLRGKALLDAEYFGFMKAEGVEHLPLLHARAVPGGPVSRPTYDAFKAEFLDKLREALPIDGLYLAMHGAIKVDGVDDAEGDWISAARAVVGPACPIAASYDLHGNVSQKIIDQLDIFAAYRTAPHIDTPETMTRAWSMLVSALRDGTRPGIAWAPVPVLLPGECTSTEDEPAKSLYAQLPEMDKRPGVLDANLMVGYVWADEPRATACAVVTATDRAAAKRAAEEIAAGYWSERRNFRFGPATGPLNEMLDIAERATTTPIILADSGDNPTGGGVGDRADVLKALLARGWRGALIAGITDLPAVEACFAAGIGETLMLKIGGSLDPASPRAEMLAEVVTLDDPGPAKERQAVVRVGAIDVVIAARRRPYHNIEDFRRLGLDPKAVRLLVVKSGYLSPELAPIANPNLMALTDGVVNQDIQGLASLRRQRPAYPFDQDFAFEPVARFSARWSSGA; encoded by the coding sequence ATGCGCATCGCCGTTGGTGGGATCCATACCGAATGCAGCACCTACTCGCCTGTCCTAATGACGGAGGAAGATTTTCGCGTGCTGCGCGGAAAGGCGCTGCTGGACGCCGAGTACTTCGGGTTCATGAAAGCCGAAGGCGTCGAGCATCTGCCGCTGCTGCATGCGCGCGCCGTTCCGGGTGGCCCAGTGTCGCGCCCGACCTACGACGCCTTCAAGGCGGAGTTCCTCGACAAGCTGCGTGAAGCCCTGCCGATCGACGGCCTCTATCTCGCCATGCACGGCGCCATCAAGGTCGATGGGGTGGACGATGCGGAAGGGGACTGGATCTCGGCCGCCCGCGCTGTCGTCGGCCCCGCTTGCCCCATCGCGGCCAGTTACGACCTGCATGGCAATGTCAGCCAGAAGATCATCGATCAGCTCGACATCTTTGCCGCCTATCGAACCGCGCCGCATATCGACACGCCGGAGACCATGACCCGTGCCTGGTCGATGCTCGTCTCGGCGCTGAGAGACGGGACGCGTCCCGGCATCGCCTGGGCACCGGTTCCGGTCCTGCTTCCCGGCGAATGCACATCGACCGAGGACGAGCCGGCAAAGTCGCTTTACGCGCAACTGCCCGAAATGGATAAGCGGCCGGGCGTGCTCGATGCCAACCTGATGGTCGGTTATGTCTGGGCCGACGAGCCGCGGGCGACCGCCTGTGCGGTGGTAACTGCCACGGATAGGGCGGCGGCCAAACGCGCAGCGGAGGAGATTGCCGCCGGCTACTGGTCCGAGCGTCGCAACTTCCGCTTCGGTCCGGCGACGGGCCCACTGAACGAAATGCTCGATATCGCCGAGCGGGCAACGACGACGCCGATCATTCTTGCGGATTCCGGTGACAACCCGACCGGCGGCGGCGTCGGCGACCGCGCCGATGTGCTGAAGGCGCTGCTCGCCCGCGGCTGGCGGGGCGCCTTGATTGCAGGTATCACGGACCTGCCTGCGGTCGAAGCCTGCTTTGCCGCTGGTATCGGCGAAACGTTGATGCTCAAGATCGGCGGCAGCCTCGATCCGGCAAGCCCTCGCGCAGAGATGCTGGCTGAGGTCGTCACGCTGGATGATCCCGGGCCTGCGAAAGAGCGGCAGGCGGTGGTGCGTGTCGGCGCGATCGATGTGGTCATCGCGGCACGCCGCAGGCCCTACCACAACATCGAGGATTTCCGGCGGCTGGGCCTGGATCCCAAGGCCGTTCGGCTGCTCGTCGTCAAGTCGGGCTATCTTTCGCCTGAACTGGCGCCGATCGCCAACCCCAACCTGATGGCCCTGACTGACGGGGTCGTCAATCAGGACATACAGGGGCTCGCGAGTCTGCGCCGTCAGCGACCGGCCTATCCGTTTGACCAGGACTTTGCCTTCGAACCTGTCGCCCGTTTTTCGGCGCGTTGGTCGAGCGGCGCCTGA
- a CDS encoding beta-N-acetylhexosaminidase — MHPVSYRLEASWQPDGGPFGRFTFTLFNFSGAPLSGFRIVYTSLTRVIDPKACDNAVFLRRNANFHEFAPPAGLTIDNGGSWTFTVSGLHRNARHCTDGAKSAYLTLADGRHVPVAVSDLLLENAVSEPPPVRLPEGKLDQPYALQPWPAKLELRAGDGFPVVLYPAVGASGEDVAAVDTVLAMYHRLFTAGHAPFSLAASKQGQAIVFAADTGLKAEAYRLDFSETEIRLSFGGSAGRQYGLISLVQLLDGARNHPGKFRFPASGTISDAPRYSWRGCHLDVSRQFYPTADVARLIDILAWFKFNVFHWHLTDDEAWRLEIKAYPQLTTLGVLRGPDEPLLPQLGNSAEPVGGFYSQEDVKAIVAQATALHVDVVPEIDIPGHSTATLVALPDLTDGQEAPESYHSVQGYPNNALNPAVAFTYEFLETVLDEMVELFPSAYIHIGGDEVANGSWLASPLAKKLMEQEGISGTFALQSYFLKRVKQMLTARGRKLAGWNEVAHGGGVSTADTLLMAWERPEVGIELAREGYDVVMTPGQAYYLDMAQADAWQEPGASWAGTATPAHTYGYEAEGEFPDELKARLRGVQACIWSEHYLSRGYFNRLVFPRLPAIAEAAWTPKSAKDWLRFAAIAPLSPNL; from the coding sequence ATGCACCCGGTTTCCTACCGTCTCGAGGCGTCCTGGCAGCCGGATGGCGGGCCGTTCGGGCGGTTTACCTTCACGCTGTTCAATTTCTCCGGAGCGCCGCTTTCCGGTTTCAGGATCGTCTATACCTCGCTCACCCGGGTGATCGATCCCAAGGCCTGCGACAATGCCGTGTTCCTGCGCCGCAACGCCAACTTTCACGAATTCGCACCGCCAGCGGGGCTGACGATCGATAACGGTGGAAGCTGGACCTTCACTGTCAGCGGCCTGCACCGCAATGCGCGCCATTGCACCGATGGTGCGAAGTCCGCCTATCTGACGCTTGCCGATGGCCGGCACGTGCCGGTTGCCGTCTCCGACCTGCTGCTTGAAAATGCTGTCAGCGAGCCGCCGCCTGTGCGGCTGCCGGAAGGCAAGCTCGATCAGCCCTATGCGTTGCAGCCCTGGCCGGCGAAGCTCGAGCTTCGTGCTGGAGACGGATTCCCCGTCGTTCTCTATCCGGCGGTCGGCGCGTCGGGCGAAGATGTCGCAGCCGTCGATACGGTTCTGGCGATGTACCATCGCCTGTTTACTGCGGGTCACGCCCCCTTCAGCCTGGCGGCCTCAAAGCAGGGGCAGGCGATCGTCTTTGCCGCCGACACTGGTCTTAAGGCCGAGGCCTATCGGCTCGACTTTTCCGAGACCGAAATTCGCCTCAGCTTTGGCGGCAGCGCCGGCCGGCAATATGGTTTGATCAGTCTGGTCCAGCTTCTGGACGGGGCACGCAACCATCCGGGCAAGTTCCGCTTTCCGGCGAGCGGCACAATTTCGGATGCTCCGCGTTACAGCTGGCGCGGTTGCCATCTCGACGTCTCCCGCCAGTTCTATCCGACGGCGGATGTGGCGCGGCTAATCGACATTCTCGCCTGGTTCAAGTTCAACGTTTTCCATTGGCATTTGACCGACGATGAGGCCTGGCGCCTGGAGATCAAGGCCTACCCGCAACTGACGACGCTTGGCGTGTTGCGCGGGCCGGATGAGCCGCTGTTGCCGCAACTCGGCAACAGCGCTGAGCCCGTCGGCGGCTTCTACAGTCAGGAGGACGTCAAGGCGATCGTCGCGCAGGCGACGGCCCTGCATGTCGATGTCGTACCGGAGATCGACATTCCCGGCCACAGCACGGCGACCCTGGTGGCGCTGCCGGATCTGACCGATGGCCAGGAGGCGCCGGAGAGCTACCACTCGGTTCAGGGCTATCCCAACAACGCGCTCAACCCGGCCGTTGCCTTCACCTATGAATTCCTGGAGACGGTCCTCGACGAGATGGTCGAGCTTTTCCCGAGCGCCTACATCCACATTGGCGGCGACGAAGTGGCGAACGGGTCATGGCTCGCTTCGCCGCTGGCCAAGAAGCTGATGGAGCAGGAAGGCATTTCCGGCACCTTCGCGCTGCAATCCTACTTCCTGAAACGGGTCAAGCAGATGCTGACGGCGCGTGGCCGCAAGCTCGCCGGCTGGAACGAGGTGGCGCATGGCGGCGGTGTCTCGACCGCTGATACGCTGCTGATGGCCTGGGAGCGACCGGAGGTCGGGATCGAACTCGCCCGCGAAGGCTATGATGTGGTGATGACCCCCGGCCAAGCCTATTACCTCGACATGGCGCAGGCTGACGCCTGGCAGGAGCCGGGCGCAAGCTGGGCCGGTACGGCGACACCTGCGCACACCTATGGCTACGAGGCCGAGGGCGAGTTCCCGGACGAATTGAAGGCGCGCCTCAGAGGCGTGCAGGCCTGCATCTGGTCCGAGCATTATCTTTCGCGCGGCTACTTCAACCGTCTCGTCTTCCCGCGGCTTCCAGCGATCGCCGAAGCGGCATGGACACCGAAGTCGGCGAAGGACTGGCTTCGCTTTGCGGCCATCGCGCCGCTCAGCCCGAACCTCTGA
- a CDS encoding SDR family oxidoreductase, which yields MTQSLAIVTGAAGDIGRAIARKLSEDHDVVLLVDIDAEAAEKAATALGDEKRFIAVACDVTNAESVAAMAAKAAEKGAVRTLVNNAGAARAVSLHDTTPEIWRMDNALNLEAAFLTFRAVEDMLKETHGSVVNIASVNGMNVFGHPAYSAAKAGLLHLTRLIAVEYGKFGIRSNAVAPGTVRTQAWEARAASNPDVFEEARRWYPLQRIVNPDDVANAVHFLAGPLAAAISGVCLPVDCGLTAGQAELARTFSQSSHY from the coding sequence ATGACGCAATCTCTCGCGATCGTCACCGGCGCCGCCGGCGATATCGGCCGTGCTATCGCCCGCAAGCTTTCCGAAGACCATGACGTGGTCCTGCTCGTCGACATCGATGCGGAGGCCGCCGAAAAGGCAGCAACGGCGCTTGGCGACGAGAAGCGCTTCATCGCTGTCGCCTGTGACGTGACCAACGCCGAAAGCGTGGCGGCGATGGCGGCGAAGGCCGCGGAGAAGGGCGCCGTCCGCACTCTCGTCAACAATGCGGGCGCCGCCCGTGCCGTCAGCCTGCACGACACGACGCCGGAGATCTGGCGCATGGACAATGCGCTAAACCTCGAGGCAGCCTTCCTCACCTTTCGCGCCGTCGAGGACATGCTGAAAGAGACCCACGGTTCGGTCGTCAACATCGCCTCGGTCAACGGCATGAACGTCTTCGGCCACCCGGCCTATAGCGCCGCCAAGGCCGGCCTCCTGCATCTGACCCGACTGATCGCGGTCGAGTACGGCAAGTTCGGCATCCGCTCGAATGCGGTGGCGCCCGGTACGGTGCGCACCCAGGCCTGGGAGGCGAGGGCGGCATCGAACCCGGACGTATTCGAAGAGGCGCGCCGCTGGTATCCGCTGCAGCGCATCGTCAATCCCGATGACGTCGCCAATGCCGTGCACTTCCTGGCAGGCCCGCTGGCGGCCGCCATTTCGGGCGTCTGCTTGCCTGTCGATTGCGGCCTGACCGCCGGACAGGCGGAGCTGGCCCGCACGTTCTCGCAATCAAGCCACTACTGA